The genomic region AAAGAGTTAAATTTAGGAAAAAATGAAAAACCATCAGATATTGAAATAAGATATTATCAAAGAAAAGCAGCTTTTATAATAATCTCTCAAAGAGATGAAAAACTAAAAATTGAAGCATTAGAATCTTTAAAAAAATTGGAAGAATTACTTTTTTCTCACAATGAAGATAATGAACCTTTATGGTTATGGCATTTTTATAACTTAAAAGCAAATCTTTGTGAATGGGAAGAAAACTATGATGAAGCAATAACTTTTTATCAAAAATGTTTAGCAATCCCAGCTCTTGGTGCTTTTGAGTATGGAGCAACATTCGTAAATATGGCAATATCGTATAGATTTAAATATATTTTACAAACAAAAAAAGATGATGAAACTATAAATAAAGCTATAAATTTAGGAAAATTAGGTGTAGTTTTAAAAGAATCAGTTGGCGATAGAGATGAAATGCCTGTTGTTTTACATAATTTTGCTTTAAATATTTTATATAAAATAATAAATTCTTATGATGAAAAAGAGTGTTTAGAAGTTTTAAAAGTAACAGATGAAGCTTTGGATATTTTAGAAGAGACAAAATCTATAAAAAGATTAGGAATGGTTTTAATTGAAAATTATATTGCAAGAAGTTTATTAGAAATTGATTCAAAAAATATAGTTGAAAAATTACAAAATTGTATTATAAATTTGCAAGATTCAGAGTTGAAACAACTATTAAATATATACAAAGAGTTTACAAAAAATAATAAACTTAAAAAATTAGAATTTTTAGATAAATTAGTTTGAAAGTAAGTATAAAAGGAAAAAAATGAACTATATAAAAAATAGTGTAAATTTAAGTACTGGTACAATTGAAGAAAAAAGAGCTGAGATTAAAAAACAGTTTTTACAAACTTATGAATTAGATGAAAAACTTTTTGATTTATTAAAAGATAAGGAGTTTTTGTATCAGCAACCAAATAAACTTAGACATCCACTTATATTTTATTATGGACATACTGCAACATTTTTTATAAATAAATTAGTTTTAGCAAATATTTTAGAAAATAGATTAAATAAGGATTTTGAATCAATATTTGCTATTGGTGTTGATGAAATGAGTTGGGATGATTTAAACTCTAGTAATTACAAATGGCCAACTTTTGAAGAGATAAAAGAGTATAGAAATAAAGTAAAAGAGATAGTTTTAGATTTGATTGAAAATATGCAGTTTTCACTTCCTATAAATTGGGATTGTCCTATGTGGATTATTTTGATGGGAATAGAACATGAAAATATTCATATAGAAACAAGTTCAGTTTTACTTCGAGAACTTGATATAAAATATTTAATTGAAGATGAGATATTTGAGTATTCAAATGAAGCTTCAAATGAATATCCAAAAAATGAGCTTCTTGATGTAAAAGGTGCGCAAGTTTTACTTCAAAAAGATAGAAATAATCCAATATTTTATGGTTGGGATAATGAATTTTCAAATCACAAAGCTTTTATAAAAGATTTTCAAGCTTCAAAATATTTGGTTTCAAATGGAGAATTTTTGGAGTTTGTAAAAGAGGGTGGTTATAATAATCCTGAATTCTTTTCAACGGAAGGGGAAAACTGGTTAAGTTATACAGATGCAAAATATCCAACATTTTGGATAAAAAAAGATGAAAAATATTTTTTAAGAGAGATAAATAGAGTTGTTCCTCTTCCTCTTAATTATCCAGTTGATGTAAATTTTTATGAAGCAGAAGCTTTTTGTAAATACAAAAGTGAAAAATTAGGTTTTGAAGTTAGACTTCCAAGTGAAGATGAGTATTATAGACTTTATGATTTTGTAGATGCACAAAATAAAGAAGCAAATATTGGTTTAAAAAAGTTTAATCAAAGCAGGGTTGACAAATATAAGTTTGATGGTTTTTACGATGTTGCTGGAAATGTTTGGCAATGGAGTTTAACACCAATTTATCCTTTTGATGGTTTTGTAACACATCCAATCTATGATGATTTTACAACTCCAACATTTGATGATAGACATGCACTTATAAAAGGTGGTTCTTTTATTAGTTTAGGAAATGAAACTTTAAGAAGTGCAAGATATGCTTTTAGAAAACATTTTTTCCAACATGCTGGATTTAGATATGTTAAATCATCAAATGAGTATAAAACACAATTAAACAACAACTTTTATGAAAGTGATGAATCAATATTTTCATATTGCGATTTATATTATGGAAAAGATAAGTTATACACAAATTATGTGGATTTATTAAGACCATATTTAAAAGATTTGAAAAACTCAAAAGCTTTAGATTTAGGTTGTTGTGTTGGACGAACTAGCTTTGAGTTAGCAAAAATCTATGATGAAGTATTAGGAATAGATTTTAGTGCAAATTATATAAATATTGGGGTAAAACTAAAACATTATGATTTCGTAAATTATAAAATAAAAAAAGAAGATAAAACTTTTGAAGAAAGAGCTATCTCTTTAAAAGATTTAGATTTAGAAAATATTAAAGAAAAAGTATCTTTTATGCAAGGAGATGCTTGTAATTTAAAAGAGATTTATAAAGATTTTGATTTAATATTTTATTCTAGTTTAATTGATAAATTATATTATCCTAAAAAGTTTTTAGAAGATGTTTCAAGACGAATAAACAAAAATGGTTTTTTTGTATTTTTAAGTTCACAGAATTGGTTTAATGAACATATAAATGAAAATAATCTATTTTTGGAATTTGAACTACTTGATAAGATTGAGCTTTCATCTTTTATAAAAATGAAAAATAAAAATTATGAGAATAAAACTTTATTGATGAGTATTTGGAAGAAAAAATAGAAATTTTTCTATTTTTTCTGTTTTAATTCATCAATTAATCTTAACTCTTCATCTGTTGATGTTGTTGCTAAAAGTCCATTTGAACTATTTTGAGAATTGACAAAATTATTTAACATATCTTCACTAAAATCCATTTTTTTACCAGTTACTTTTTCTATTGCGTATTGTAAATCAGCTTTTAAATTTCTTATATACTCTTCAGGAGTTTGTGCTGTTTGCCCTGATTCTGCTCTTTGTTTTGCTAATTCTTCTAAAATCTTTTTGATTTTTTCTAATTCATCTTTTGTAAAACCAGTTTTTGCAACAGATTCCAAATCTTCTAAAAGTTGTTTTGTTAGTTGTTTTTCTTCTAGTTTTTTCTGTTCTTCTGTTTTGTTTTCTAATAACACACCAAACTCATTACTTGTAGAAGTGTCTTCTTCTAATTTCGAAGTGCTATTTTGCGAAGTTGTACCTAAAATTGAAGTTGTATTACCAATTTGCATAAAATCTCCTTTTTAAAGTATAATAATTCTCATGTTCATAAAAATTATTAAAAGTAAACAAATTGTAACAATATTTATCTTATTTTTTGCTCTTTTAATCAATATTCTTTTTGAATATGGTAAATATTTAGAATTTATCGATGAAGAAGTTTTTGAAACAAAAGTTGAAGTTTTAAATATTTATCAAAAAGATGATTTTGATATTTTAAAACTAAAAACTTCAAATTTTGAGTTTTTTACAAGTATTCCTAAAAATCAAGAAATAAAAAAATTTGATTTATTAAATATTTTAATAGTTTCAAGAAATATTGATTTTATAGATTATTTAAAAGGTTTTTATACAAAAACTATCTACTTTGATGAATTACAAAAAGAACAAACTTTCAAAGATAAAATCATAAAAAATATAGAAAATAATCATAAAGATGAAAAAATAATTGAACTTTTTAATGCTTTATTTCTAGCCGTTCCTGTTTCAAAAGAGTTAAGAGATGTAATTACAGCTTATGGAATAGCTCATGTTGTGGCACTTTCAGGTTTTCACTTAGTTGTTTTATCTTTTGTAATTTATTGGATTTTATATTTTCCTTATAAATTTTTTCAAGATAGATATTTCCCTTATCGAAATAGAAAGCTTGATATTTTACTTATAACTACTGCTATTTTGTTTTATTATCTTATCTTAACAGATATTGTACCATCGCTTTTAAGAGCTTTTGTGATGTTTTGTTTAGGTATTTATTTACTTAGAAGTAATATAAAAATTCTTTCATATATGACTTTGTTTTATACTTTTTTGATTGTAATTGTATTTTATCCTAAATACATTTTTTCTATTGGATTTTGGTTTTCTATTTTTGCAGTTTTTTATATCTATTTGTTTATACAATATTTTAAAAACTATAATAAATGGCTTTTATATGTTTTTTTCAATATTTGGATGTTTTTAATATTTAATCCAATAGTTCACTACTATTTTCCTCAAACTTCTTATGAACAGTTTTATTCTATACCAATTACGATATTTTTTAACTTTTTTTATCCAGCAGAGATTTTCGCTCATATTTTTGGATTTTCAGATTATTTTGATGAATATTTAAAAGTATTTATAGAACATAAAATCTATGTTTATGAAGTTTTTACACCACTTTATTTTTATATTTTATATCTTTTGGTTTCATTTTTATCGATTTGGAGTAAAAAGATTTTTATATTACTAAATATTTTGATGGTAGGGTTTAATAGTTATCTGTATTTATTGGTTTAAAACCTTATCCAAAGTAAATTTCATATCTTCATCTAAATCGCTCATAGAAGTTCTCATCCAGTTTAGATAGTTTGCATCTATTTTTGCAACTTCTTCTATATTTTGTCCTTTGTATTTTCCAAATTTAAAAGTATTTATAAATACAGGAGTAGTAGTTAATTCTACAAGTTTTTCCATAGGATTTAAACTTGGATAAACTTCTCTACATTTTCCTACAAGTTTTGATAAAAATAGTTTCATCACAAGTACATCACCGATTGCGTCATGAGCTTTTATAGTTATACCATATTTAGAAGCTTCATTCTCTTCAAATTTATATAAATCTAGTGCATATCTTAAGTATTGAAGTCGATGATAAGGTAAATCACTAAATAGATGTTTTGCACATCTTAATGTATCTATTAATTTATAGTTGTTTTCAAAGCCTTCTTTTTTTATCATATCTAAATCAAAATTTATATTATGAGCTATTAAATAGTTGTCATCACTATTTAACTCTTCTAATCTTTTATAGAAGTTTGTTTCAACTGCTTTTGGTTTATTTTCTAATAAATCAGGAGTTATATTGTGAACTTCCATTGCTTCAAGTTTTATGGGAATAGGAGCTGAACATAACTCATCAAAAGCTTCAACTTTTCCTTTATTATCAACAATCATAGCACCAAATTGAATAACTCTATCTTCTTGAGCAGCTCCTGTTGTTTCTGTATCAAATAGTACATAATAAGCCATTATAAAAATTTCCTTTAAAGTATTAACATTCCATCACCATAAGAGTAGAATCTATAATTCTCTTTTATAGCAGTTTCATATATTTCTAAAGTTTTTTCTAATCCAATAAAAGAAGCAACCAACATAATTAAAGTTGATTTTGGTAAATGAAAATTTGTAAGTAAATAATCAACTTTTATAGGTTTATTTGCTGGATTTAAAAATAAATCACATTCACCTTGAATTTTATTTGTTCTTGCATAATACTCGATAGTTCTAGTAACTGTTGTTCCTACTGCTAAAACTTTATTCGCTTTATCTAAGTTTTTTTTAGCATCAATTCCTATTTCAAAATATTCACTATGCATTGGATGAGATAAGATATCTTCTACATCAACAGGTTTAAAAGTTCCTGCTCCTACATGAAGTGTAAGATAGTTTAATCCATATTTTTCTTCTAAATTTTTTAATAATTCAGGTGTAAAATGAAGTGATGCAGTTGGAGCTGCAACTGCTCCATAGTTTTTTGCAAACAAAGTTTGATAGTTTTGTTCATCTTGTTTTTCATCTTCTCTATTCATGTAAGGAGGTAGAGGAAGATGTCCAATTTTATTTAGTATTTCAACTAAAGATAGAAAATCTAGTTTTTTTTCATCTTGAAAAAACTCTACAATTCTACTTCCATCTTCATTTACTTCTTCTACAATAGCACTTAGATTTTCATCAAAAAGAAGTTTAGTTCCAACTCTTACTTTTCCTCTAATCATAACTAAGTATCTATCCATAAATAGAGGTTTATTTAGTAATAGTTCTATTTGACCACCACTATCTTTTAGACCAAAAATTCTAGCTTTTATAACTTTTGTATCATTTAAGAATATTGATAAATCATTAGGTAAAAACTTTGAAATATCTTTAAAAGTTGAATGAATAATAGTATTAGTACTTCTATTAAAAATCAAAAGCTTTGCACTATCTGCTGGTGTTACAGGATGGGTAGCTATTTGATTTTTAGGAAGATTATAGTCATAACTTGAAGTTTTTAATGGATCTAGCAAAGTTTATTCTTCCTCGTCTTCTTCTTCTTCATCTTTTTGTGCAGGATTAAATACTTTTGCTATATAAATAGATATTCCATAAAGTAGTACTAATGGTGCTGCCATTAATACTTGACTTACAACATCAGGTGGAGTTAAAATAGCAGCAACTATAAAAATAAGTACAATCGCATATCTAAAAAAATCTTTTAACATTTTGTCATCAACTATTCCTATTTTTGCAAGAAAAAAAGTAATAACAGGTAATTCAAAAGCTATTCCAAAACCAATCATAATTTTTGTAAAGAATCCAACATAAGTTCCAATACTAGGTAATACAGTAACAACAGTAGAACCAAAGGCAATTAAAAAACTAAAACCTAAAGGAACAACAATATAATAAGCAAAACTTGCACCTAATAAAAACATTAAAGTAGCAAAAAATACAAAAGGTATTACAAGTTTTTTTTCATGATCATAAAGTCCAGGAGCTAAAAATAACCACATTTGCCAAAATATAACTGGAAGTGAAGCTACAAATCCAGCAAAAAATGCAACTTTCATAGCTGTAAAGAATGTCTCTTCTATAGATACTGCAATCATATTTGAACCTGTTGGAAGAGCAGCTTTAACTGGAACTGTCATCCAATTTAAAATAGGTTCATAAAAAGTAAAACATACAAAAAACATTACAACAATAGCGATACAAGATATTACAAGTCTTTTTCTTAAATCAGCAATATGGGGTTTTAAATCTTCAAACATTAAGCTTTATCCTCATTTTTTAATGAAATATTTTCTTCTTTAATTTCTTTGGCTTCTTTTTTAGGAGTTTCAAAATCATCATTTAATATTTCATTCAATCCTAAATCAATTTTTGTTTCAGCTGTTAAAGATGTTTTTGTATCTTCAATTTGAGCTTTAAATTTAGTAGCTTCATTTTTTAATTCAGCAATATTTAGTTCATTATCAAGTGTAGATTTTGCTTCAGCTAATCCATTTTTAAATTTATTAATAAATTTTGCTATTTGTACCATTGCATCAGGCAATTTATCAGGTCCTAAAGCGATAATAGCAACTATTGCAATAAGCAAGATTTCAGTTATACCCATACCAAACATCTTTGTCTCCATTAGATTATTAAGGGAAAGATTTTACCTAATTTTTGATAAAATCAACCAAAATTAAAAAAATAATCTCAAGGTAAAGTATGGAATTAGTAGTTTTAGCAGTTGTTATAGTGATTTTATTTTTTATAGGGAAAAACTATAAAACAGAAGAATTTAAAAATATAAATTTAAAGCAAAAAGAGATTTTTAGTGGAGATTTATTAAATCATGAAGCAGGAATTTTAGTAGCTCTTTTAGCAAAAGTAGCAAAGGCAGATGGAAAAGTAGGAGAACTTGAAGCAGAAATTTTAAAACATACTTTTACAGATATTTCAAGCCATTTTCAAAACTCACAAGAAGTAAGAGAAAACCTTAAGAATTTATACGAACAAGAAAAAGAAACATTTGAAAATCTAATAATAATTTGTGATAAATTATACCTTTTAACAAAACATGATTATAATAAAAGATTAAAATATATGGAATATTTGTTAAATCTTGCATTTATTGATGGAGACTTTTCAAAAGCAGAACAAGAAATAACAGAAGATATAGCACAAGCTTTAAAAATTGAAGAAAATGACTATTTTACACTTATTTCAAATTTTGAAAACTTCTATAAAAATAGAGAAAATGAAAAAACTCTAACATTAGAAAAATCGTATGAGATTTTAGAATCAAATTCTATTGATGATGATGCGACTTTAAAGAAAAACTATAGAAATTTGGTAAAAAAACACCATCCAGATATCATTTCAGGGCAAGGAGCTTCTCAAAGTATTATAGATGAAGCTACAAAAAAACTTCAAGAGATAAATGAAGCTTATGAAATAATAAAAAAAAGTAGAGGAATATAAATGGCAAAAAGTTTTCCTCACTCTTATGTAGTTTGTACTTGTAAACAAGTAACTTTAGGTGAAATTATCTATGCAATCAAAGAAAAAGGTGCAAAAACATTACAAGATTTAGAAGATATTACAGATGCAGGAAGTTGCTGTGGTTCTTGTAAAAATGAAGAGAGTGATATTGGTGTAGAAAAAATGGAACTTTATTTAGAAGATATTCTAAAAAAATTTAGTTAAGGTAAAAATGAAAAAGCAATTAATAGAAGAGATAAAAGAGTTATTAAAGATAAATCAAGATGAAATTGTCGAAATAAATCCAAAATACTTAGACTATTTTGAAGAGGAAGAACTTCTTAATATTAAAGATAAATTAGAGTCTAAAAAAAGAGAAATAAATAAGATAAGTAATGATTATTTGGATGAGATTTATCTAAAAACAAAAAAAAATGAGTTATAATCAAAATTCTTAAGAAAAGGTTTAAAAATGAAAGATTGGAAAAAAGTTAAGCAATATTTAATAAGTTTCTTAAAAGATGAAGTTTCAAAAGCAGGTTTTGAAAAAGTAACTGTTGGTTTATCTGGTGGTTTAGATTCTGCTGTTGTGGCTATTTTGTGTAAAGAAGCTTTCGGAAAAAATTTAAATTGTGTTTTGATGCCATCACAATTTTCATCACAAAGTTCAATTGAACACGCCATTGAAGTTTGTGAGAAATTTGACATAAGATATGATATTGTTTCTATAGAACCAATGGTTAGCGCCTTTTTAAAAAATATGGATAATGATAAACTTAGAATTGGTAACTTTAGTGCAAGAATGAGAATGTCTGTTTTATATGATATCTCTTTTAAAGAAAAATCATTAGTTGTAGGAACTTCAAATAAAAGTGAACTACTTTTAGGATATGGAACTATTTTTGGAGATATTGCATGTGCAATAAATCCAATAGGTGAAATCTATAAAAGTGATGAATTTGAATTTGCTAAACTTTTAGGTGTTCCAGAATCGATTTTGACAAAAGCGCCAAGCGCTGATTTATGGGAAGGTCAAAGTGATGAAGATGAACTAGGACACACTTATAAAGAAATAGATGATTTATTAAAACTTATGGTTGATGATAAAAAATCAAAAGATGAATTATTAAAGCTTGGTTTTGAAGCTAGTTTTATAGATAAAATAAATAATAGAATGAAAGCAAATGCCTTTAAAGGAAAACTTCCAACCATTGCAAAACTAGGGGAATATTTATGAAAAACATAGCAATATATAAAGCAACATTAGACAATGAAGAGTTAAATCAAATAAGATCAGTTTTAGAGTCAAAAAATGACTTATCAAAAGTTTTAGAGTTTGAAGAACAAATGACAAAATATATAGGTGCAAAATATGCTATTGCAACTTCAACTTCTACTGCTGCTATACATCTTGCTCTTAGTTCAATTAAACTTAAAAGAGGTGATAAAATACTAATGTCTGTTAACTCTTTTATAAATCTTCCTGAAGTTGTAAGACATTTTGATGCTGAACCTATTTTTATTGATATAAATATGGAAGATATGAATATTGATATTGATAAATTTGAAGAGGCTTTAGCAAATAATGATTCTAAGAAACTAAGAGGTGCAATAATCACTTTTATTGGTGGTCAAGCTCCTGATTTAGATAGGATTTATGATATTGCTCAAAAGTATGGAATTATTTTAATAGAAGATTGTAGAGCTGGATTAGGAAGTACTTACAAAGGACAAAAAGTTGGAAATTTAAGAGCTGATATGACTATATTTTCAACAAATCCTTCTCCATCAAAATATGCAATTAGTCGTTCAGGAGTTATTGTAACAAACAATGAAGAGATTGCAAAAAGAGCAAAACTTTTAAGATCTCATGCAATAACTACTACATATGATAGTTATGGAAACTTGGATTATATTTATGATGTTGTTGATATTGGACATAAGTTTGATTTATCTGAACTTGATGCAGCTTATGCAGTTGCACAACTTAATAAAACTGATGGTTTTATAAAAAGAAGAAAAGAGATAGCAAAACTTTATGAACGAAGATTATCAAATGTAAAACATATCACGATTTTACCTCATAAAGATGAGCATATTTTTACGCAATTTATTATAAAAATCTCAAGAAATAGAGATGCTTTTGCAAGAGCTTTAAAAGAAAGAGGAGTTGCTACTGGACTTAACTATATTCCTTTGCATCTTTTATCTTATTATAAAAATAAATATTCTATGAAAATTACAGCATTTCCAAATGCTTTAAATAACTATCAACAAATATTATCTCTTCCTATTTATGCAGGACTTACAGATGATGATATAAATTATGTTTGTGATCAAGTTATAGAAGTTGCAAAAGATTGGATATAAAAATCCTTGAAACAAAAAATACATTTATGGATTGAAGAATATCTCTTCTTTCCCAACTTTTTTCAAAAAATCATCTCTTTTTTACTTCTTCCTTTAACTCTTATTTATCTGATTATAATTTTTACAAAAAGATTTAAAGCTAAAAAGATAGATTTTGATATTCCAATTATTTCTATTGGAAATATAATTGTTGGTGGAAGTGGAAAAACTCCAATAACTATTGAATTAGCTAGTAAATATGAAAATGTTTGCATCATTTTAAGAGGTTATGGAAGAAGTTCAAAAGGTTTACAAATAGTAAGTTTAAAAGGAAAAATTCAAGTTGATGTAAAAACAAGTGGTGATGAAGCAATGCTTTTGGCAAAAAGTTTAAAAAAAGCTACGATAATAGTAAGTGAAAATCGAATAGAAGCTATCTTAAAAGCAAAAGAATTAGGAAGTAAAATCATATTTTTAGATGATGGATTTTCAAAATATAGTATTTCAAAGTTTGATATTCTTTTAAAACCACAAAATGAACCTACAAATAATTTTTGTTTACCAAGTGGAGGATATAGAGAGCCTAAAAGTTTTTATAAAAAAGCAAATATTGTTTTACAAGAAGGAAAAGATTTCAAAAGAGTAATTACAATAAAAAAAGATGAAAATATAAAAGAACTTCCAGTCAAAACTATTTTATTAACAGCTATTTCAAAACCTAAAAGGCTTTTAGAATTTTTACCTAAAAATATAAAAATGATAAGTTTTCCTGACCATCATAATTTTACAAAAGAAGAGATTTTAGATATTCAAAATGAATATAAGGATTATGCTATTTTAACAACAGGAAAAGATATGGTTAAATTAAAAGAGTTTAATTTAGAAAATCTATATTTGATGGACTTGTGTATAAGAATAGATGAAAAGGTAGATTTTTCTTCTATGAATAGTTATATAAATATTTTTAAATAGGAGTTTAGATGAGTTTTTTTACTATCTTTATATCTTTGAGCCTTCTAATATTTGTGGTTTTTTGTTTTATTTTATATATTTTTATCATTATTGATATTTTAAAACATGAATTTACGGGTTATAACAAAATTATTTGGATTATTGTAATACCTTGTTTTCCTATCTTGGGTGCTATTTTATATCTATTTATTGGAAGAAAACAACGAATTAAAGAGTTATAAATAAAATTTTTTTAAATACAAAAATTGTAACGCAAACTGTGACAACTTTTTGTTATAGTTTTATATTAAGATGATAATTGGTTTCAAAATAAGATTTTAAAAAGGAAAAATATGATATTCATTATTGAAATCCTTGTAGTATTACTGACTATAGGTTGGTATTTAGAAAAGTTTTTAATAAAGAAAAATTGGTCAAATCCATTTTTAAATACATTTTATATTTTTAATATGATTTTTTCTAGTCCTTTTAATGTTCTTTTCGGAGTTATTGTAACATCTTTTATTGGTATTATCTTAGCTCTCTATCAGTTTGATATTGTTAATCCTTCAAATACGAATATAACAAAGCTTATTAATCCTCCAATAGCAGGGATAATAACACTCTCTATAATAACAATAATATTATTTATAGTATTGACAATTTTTAGTGGTATCACTGTGTATAGAATTTGGGCAGATGATAAAGGGATAAAAGGTTATAAGAATTTACTTGAGTTTAGTAAAAGATTTATTTTTAGAATACCACTTTTAATAGTTACACTCGGATTTTTTTTACCAAATTTAATGATGGGAGAAATAACATCTTTATCATATGAGATTATGGTGCATGGATTATATGTAATTCCTATATTTATGTTAATAACAAAAAAAATCAACTTTAGGATAAAGAATAATTAATAAATTTCCAAGCTTTAGCTTGGAAATATTAAATAGTTTTAGAGAATCTTCTTTTCTCTTCGGGAATTTTATTTAAATATGCATCAAATGGCATACAAATATTTCTTATAAGCATAGAACCTGTTTGAGAAACTTCGATTTTATTATCAGTTATTTTTAAAAGTTGTGCATCTTCAAACTCTTTTAAAGCTTTTATTGCATCATCAAAATACTCTTTAAAGTTTATTCTGAACTCTTCTTCAACCCTTTTTATATTTAAAGAAAAATTACTCATAAGTTCCATTATGACAAACTGTCTAAGCATATCATCATCACTTAATCTATAACCTTTATATACAGGTAAATCTCCATTATCAATGGCATTTTCCCAAGGTTCTAACTCTTTAAAGTTTTGTGCATAATAATCAACACCATTTCCAATAGAAGTTAGCCCAATTCCTATTAAATCAGCTCCACCTTTAGTAGTATAACCTTGGAAATTTCTATGAAGTTCACCTTTTTCAATAGCTTTAAATAGTTCATCTTCTGGTTTAGCAAAGTGGTCCATTCCAACCATTTTATAACCATTTGATGTAAAGAAATCTATTGTATCTTTTAACATCTCTAGTTTAACTTCAGGTTTTGGGAATGTTGTTTCATCAAATTTTCTCATAGTTTTCATAAGCCAAGGAACATGAGCATAATTAAATACTGCAAATCTATCCGTATTAAGTGTAATCATTTGCTCTAACGTTTTTTTAAAACTTTCTCTTGTTTGATATGGTAAACCATAGATTAAGTCAGTATTAATCGAGTGAATAC from Arcobacter lacus harbors:
- the queA gene encoding tRNA preQ1(34) S-adenosylmethionine ribosyltransferase-isomerase QueA; this encodes MLDPLKTSSYDYNLPKNQIATHPVTPADSAKLLIFNRSTNTIIHSTFKDISKFLPNDLSIFLNDTKVIKARIFGLKDSGGQIELLLNKPLFMDRYLVMIRGKVRVGTKLLFDENLSAIVEEVNEDGSRIVEFFQDEKKLDFLSLVEILNKIGHLPLPPYMNREDEKQDEQNYQTLFAKNYGAVAAPTASLHFTPELLKNLEEKYGLNYLTLHVGAGTFKPVDVEDILSHPMHSEYFEIGIDAKKNLDKANKVLAVGTTVTRTIEYYARTNKIQGECDLFLNPANKPIKVDYLLTNFHLPKSTLIMLVASFIGLEKTLEIYETAIKENYRFYSYGDGMLIL
- the ovoA gene encoding 5-histidylcysteine sulfoxide synthase, which encodes MNYIKNSVNLSTGTIEEKRAEIKKQFLQTYELDEKLFDLLKDKEFLYQQPNKLRHPLIFYYGHTATFFINKLVLANILENRLNKDFESIFAIGVDEMSWDDLNSSNYKWPTFEEIKEYRNKVKEIVLDLIENMQFSLPINWDCPMWIILMGIEHENIHIETSSVLLRELDIKYLIEDEIFEYSNEASNEYPKNELLDVKGAQVLLQKDRNNPIFYGWDNEFSNHKAFIKDFQASKYLVSNGEFLEFVKEGGYNNPEFFSTEGENWLSYTDAKYPTFWIKKDEKYFLREINRVVPLPLNYPVDVNFYEAEAFCKYKSEKLGFEVRLPSEDEYYRLYDFVDAQNKEANIGLKKFNQSRVDKYKFDGFYDVAGNVWQWSLTPIYPFDGFVTHPIYDDFTTPTFDDRHALIKGGSFISLGNETLRSARYAFRKHFFQHAGFRYVKSSNEYKTQLNNNFYESDESIFSYCDLYYGKDKLYTNYVDLLRPYLKDLKNSKALDLGCCVGRTSFELAKIYDEVLGIDFSANYINIGVKLKHYDFVNYKIKKEDKTFEERAISLKDLDLENIKEKVSFMQGDACNLKEIYKDFDLIFYSSLIDKLYYPKKFLEDVSRRINKNGFFVFLSSQNWFNEHINENNLFLEFELLDKIELSSFIKMKNKNYENKTLLMSIWKKK
- a CDS encoding ComEC/Rec2 family competence protein, with protein sequence MFIKIIKSKQIVTIFILFFALLINILFEYGKYLEFIDEEVFETKVEVLNIYQKDDFDILKLKTSNFEFFTSIPKNQEIKKFDLLNILIVSRNIDFIDYLKGFYTKTIYFDELQKEQTFKDKIIKNIENNHKDEKIIELFNALFLAVPVSKELRDVITAYGIAHVVALSGFHLVVLSFVIYWILYFPYKFFQDRYFPYRNRKLDILLITTAILFYYLILTDIVPSLLRAFVMFCLGIYLLRSNIKILSYMTLFYTFLIVIVFYPKYIFSIGFWFSIFAVFYIYLFIQYFKNYNKWLLYVFFNIWMFLIFNPIVHYYFPQTSYEQFYSIPITIFFNFFYPAEIFAHIFGFSDYFDEYLKVFIEHKIYVYEVFTPLYFYILYLLVSFLSIWSKKIFILLNILMVGFNSYLYLLV
- the tatC gene encoding twin-arginine translocase subunit TatC is translated as MFEDLKPHIADLRKRLVISCIAIVVMFFVCFTFYEPILNWMTVPVKAALPTGSNMIAVSIEETFFTAMKVAFFAGFVASLPVIFWQMWLFLAPGLYDHEKKLVIPFVFFATLMFLLGASFAYYIVVPLGFSFLIAFGSTVVTVLPSIGTYVGFFTKIMIGFGIAFELPVITFFLAKIGIVDDKMLKDFFRYAIVLIFIVAAILTPPDVVSQVLMAAPLVLLYGISIYIAKVFNPAQKDEEEEDEEE
- a CDS encoding 3'-5' exonuclease produces the protein MAYYVLFDTETTGAAQEDRVIQFGAMIVDNKGKVEAFDELCSAPIPIKLEAMEVHNITPDLLENKPKAVETNFYKRLEELNSDDNYLIAHNINFDLDMIKKEGFENNYKLIDTLRCAKHLFSDLPYHRLQYLRYALDLYKFEENEASKYGITIKAHDAIGDVLVMKLFLSKLVGKCREVYPSLNPMEKLVELTTTPVFINTFKFGKYKGQNIEEVAKIDANYLNWMRTSMSDLDEDMKFTLDKVLNQ
- a CDS encoding TerB family tellurite resistance protein, with the translated sequence MELVVLAVVIVILFFIGKNYKTEEFKNINLKQKEIFSGDLLNHEAGILVALLAKVAKADGKVGELEAEILKHTFTDISSHFQNSQEVRENLKNLYEQEKETFENLIIICDKLYLLTKHDYNKRLKYMEYLLNLAFIDGDFSKAEQEITEDIAQALKIEENDYFTLISNFENFYKNRENEKTLTLEKSYEILESNSIDDDATLKKNYRNLVKKHHPDIISGQGASQSIIDEATKKLQEINEAYEIIKKSRGI
- the tatB gene encoding Sec-independent protein translocase protein TatB, producing MFGMGITEILLIAIVAIIALGPDKLPDAMVQIAKFINKFKNGLAEAKSTLDNELNIAELKNEATKFKAQIEDTKTSLTAETKIDLGLNEILNDDFETPKKEAKEIKEENISLKNEDKA